The proteins below are encoded in one region of Nitrospira sp.:
- a CDS encoding peptidase M1 — MAADRLTLHLPSPMPTGLEFTLAPGLRVTRLRAEQEGRTLPVRFTSNNRLSRDMAGESTQVVAVILPDTLSSGLLHLEWRYEGIIHDSPREPRHLRFVTPSDTSGYIGPEGVYLSSESQWYPDLGGSLPTFRVNVTLPVGWSAVTHGQMRLPVEAKSDATHTTIWDVPDPTEALTLVANQFIRSTREWADETGRTVLLETDLLPANAKLADEYLDASARYLEVYSRILGPYPFTKFAVVENFFPSGLGMPSFTLLGSGVIRRHYTQPYALGHEIVHSWIGNSVFNRSGTGNWVEGLTTYLANYYYDELQGQMEQAREQRRLMLAGYAVYVPPDRDYPVAQFKQKFDQTDNAIGYQKSAMVFHMLRCHVGEAVFWRTVKRLGEEFRGRQVDWDMLEELFSQESGQSLGLFFDQWIDGAGAPVLTASVRALPLRPDSSGHAESGAIEVHIRQTAPTYRLTLPLVVLGKNGARYETSVALSEGAQSFRIPVLFDAIAVQVDPDFHVFRRLDRADLPPMLNLLVTDNARTIVVSKGRDSEEESIYRRIVERLTQQAGGGDAGTAVIVVESLDRADSAVAGSVLFLGPDQLKHWRERADPSCASQVREENGRISVDGEAFEGAGLALLVSCHRAKGSGHVVTLFFGATPEAAGTVARLLFFYGWQSYLVFRDGAVVARGDIGPEMGRIQVTRD, encoded by the coding sequence ATGGCGGCCGATCGCCTGACGCTGCATCTACCCTCACCGATGCCCACAGGTCTGGAGTTTACATTGGCGCCCGGTCTTCGCGTGACCCGGCTTCGGGCCGAGCAGGAAGGCCGGACACTACCGGTTCGGTTTACCAGCAACAACCGTTTGTCTCGAGATATGGCGGGAGAATCGACACAAGTAGTTGCGGTTATTCTGCCCGACACCCTCTCGAGCGGCCTGCTTCACTTGGAATGGAGGTACGAAGGCATCATTCACGACTCACCGAGGGAGCCGCGACATCTCCGTTTTGTTACCCCAAGCGATACGTCAGGGTATATCGGCCCGGAAGGGGTGTACCTCAGCAGTGAGTCGCAATGGTATCCCGATCTAGGAGGTTCCCTCCCGACCTTTCGAGTGAACGTCACGCTGCCGGTCGGATGGTCTGCTGTGACACACGGACAGATGCGCTTGCCCGTGGAGGCGAAGTCCGATGCCACCCACACGACTATCTGGGATGTGCCTGATCCCACCGAGGCGCTCACGTTGGTCGCCAATCAATTCATCCGGAGCACTCGGGAATGGGCGGACGAGACAGGCCGGACCGTCTTACTGGAAACCGATTTGCTCCCTGCAAATGCGAAGTTGGCTGACGAATATCTCGACGCGTCGGCTCGATACCTTGAGGTGTACAGCCGCATACTTGGGCCATATCCGTTCACTAAGTTCGCGGTGGTAGAAAATTTCTTTCCCAGCGGCCTTGGTATGCCGTCGTTTACGTTGCTTGGAAGCGGAGTCATCCGACGGCATTACACGCAGCCTTACGCGCTCGGTCACGAGATCGTTCATTCCTGGATTGGCAACTCCGTCTTCAATCGCTCAGGTACAGGCAATTGGGTCGAGGGGCTGACGACCTACCTGGCAAACTACTATTATGACGAACTGCAGGGTCAAATGGAGCAGGCCCGAGAACAGCGGAGGCTGATGCTGGCCGGCTACGCCGTGTACGTGCCGCCCGACCGCGACTATCCGGTCGCGCAATTCAAGCAAAAGTTCGACCAGACGGATAATGCAATTGGGTATCAGAAGTCCGCGATGGTCTTTCACATGCTGCGGTGTCACGTCGGTGAAGCGGTGTTTTGGAGAACCGTCAAGCGACTGGGAGAAGAGTTTCGTGGTCGGCAGGTTGACTGGGACATGCTGGAGGAACTCTTCAGTCAGGAGAGCGGGCAGTCCTTGGGTTTGTTCTTTGACCAATGGATCGATGGAGCTGGGGCACCGGTCCTCACCGCGTCGGTCAGGGCCTTGCCGCTCCGCCCGGATTCAAGCGGCCATGCGGAGAGCGGTGCTATCGAGGTTCATATCCGACAGACGGCACCAACCTATCGCCTCACACTTCCGTTGGTGGTGCTCGGAAAGAATGGAGCGCGATATGAAACCAGTGTCGCACTGTCCGAAGGCGCCCAGTCGTTCCGAATACCGGTGCTCTTCGACGCGATTGCGGTCCAGGTGGACCCGGATTTCCACGTGTTTCGCCGCCTCGATCGAGCAGACCTGCCACCGATGTTAAATTTGTTGGTGACCGATAACGCGAGAACGATTGTGGTGTCTAAGGGGCGTGATAGCGAGGAGGAGAGCATCTATCGGCGGATCGTCGAGAGACTGACTCAGCAAGCGGGAGGAGGAGACGCTGGGACTGCAGTCATCGTCGTGGAATCACTGGATCGTGCTGACAGCGCGGTTGCCGGATCGGTTCTCTTTTTGGGCCCCGATCAATTGAAGCACTGGAGGGAACGAGCCGATCCATCGTGCGCCTCGCAGGTCCGCGAAGAGAACGGCCGGATCAGCGTGGATGGTGAGGCATTCGAAGGCGCAGGCCTTGCGCTGCTCGTCAGTTGTCACCGTGCAAAGGGATCAGGCCACGTCGTCACGTTGTTTTTCGGCGCGACGCCGGAAGCGGCCGGCACAGTCGCGCGCCTCTTGTTCTTCTATGGTTGGCAGAGCTACCTTGTGTTTCGGGACGGTGCCGTCGTGGCACGTGGTGATATTGGACCAGAAATGGGACGAATACAGGTGACTCGTGACTGA
- the ftsY gene encoding signal recognition particle receptor FtsY yields MGWFDRLTDGLAKTRSSVRGSLDRLLGRGADPATLEELESVLLRADLGVKTVDRLMEQVRATTLSQNSALHEIHAILQINILKVLQSCHSDSLVSIIRAGPRPFVVLTVGVNGVGKTTTVAKIAQRLQQAGISPLLVAADTFRAAAIEQLQVWGRRIGVDVVHQRTGADPAAVVFDGLATAKSRGVDVVLIDTAGRLHTKSNLMDELKKVKRVIARELPGAPHEVLLVLDATVGQNAISQATQFHEAVGVTGIALTKLDGTARGGVVVAIAEALRVPVRLIGVGESEDDLQDFQASDFVRALLGAAPSSGP; encoded by the coding sequence ATGGGTTGGTTTGATCGGCTGACGGATGGATTGGCCAAGACCCGGTCGAGCGTCCGAGGATCCCTCGATCGCCTCTTGGGTCGTGGGGCTGATCCGGCGACGCTCGAGGAGTTGGAAAGCGTGCTCCTTCGAGCAGACCTTGGCGTGAAGACGGTTGATCGATTAATGGAGCAAGTCCGTGCGACCACGCTCTCCCAGAACAGTGCGTTGCACGAGATTCACGCCATCCTGCAAATCAATATCTTGAAGGTTCTCCAATCTTGCCACAGCGATTCGCTCGTATCGATCATTCGTGCCGGCCCCCGCCCCTTCGTGGTTCTGACAGTCGGGGTGAATGGGGTGGGAAAGACGACGACGGTGGCAAAAATTGCCCAGCGGCTGCAGCAGGCCGGTATCTCGCCGTTGCTCGTAGCAGCGGATACTTTCCGGGCAGCTGCGATCGAGCAACTCCAGGTCTGGGGGCGGCGTATCGGAGTGGATGTCGTCCACCAGCGGACGGGAGCCGATCCTGCCGCGGTTGTTTTCGACGGACTCGCGACTGCCAAGTCGCGAGGGGTGGACGTGGTATTGATCGACACAGCAGGACGACTTCACACAAAGTCCAATCTTATGGATGAACTGAAGAAGGTCAAGCGTGTCATCGCTCGGGAACTACCCGGCGCGCCTCATGAGGTGCTGCTGGTATTGGATGCTACGGTTGGGCAAAACGCAATTTCCCAGGCCACGCAATTTCATGAGGCCGTCGGCGTGACGGGGATCGCGCTGACGAAGTTGGATGGGACGGCGCGTGGAGGAGTCGTGGTGGCTATTGCCGAGGCGCTCAGAGTTCCTGTGCGACTCATCGGCGTCGGCGAGTCCGAGGACGATCTACAGGATTTCCAGGCGTCCGATTTCGTCCGCGCCCTGCTTGGTGCCGCTCCCTCATCCGGGCCCTAG
- the ybeY gene encoding endoribonuclease YbeY, translated as MTIWVSCFLRRSGVRRRAVERVVRHGLSELGHSSVGIAVTFVGDRTMRRLNRDYRLKDRPTDVLAFAMREASQSPPNRLLLGDVVISVPMARRHAKEAGHTVDHELTVLIVHGLLHLCGYDHERTARDARRMFRKEREVLNKLGRMPKILVEPSSPGRRHGLV; from the coding sequence ATGACCATATGGGTGTCCTGCTTTCTGCGGCGCAGCGGCGTCCGGCGTCGTGCGGTCGAGAGAGTCGTCCGTCATGGACTGAGCGAACTTGGCCACTCGTCGGTCGGAATTGCCGTGACGTTTGTAGGCGATCGGACGATGCGGCGTTTGAATAGGGATTATCGCCTCAAGGATCGCCCGACCGACGTGTTGGCTTTTGCCATGAGGGAAGCGTCACAATCGCCCCCCAACCGGCTTCTGCTTGGTGATGTCGTCATTTCGGTTCCGATGGCTCGGCGCCACGCGAAGGAAGCAGGTCACACGGTAGACCACGAGTTGACGGTGTTGATCGTGCATGGTCTCTTGCATCTTTGCGGATACGATCATGAACGTACGGCACGGGACGCCAGGAGAATGTTTCGCAAGGAGCGGGAAGTGCTGAACAAGCTGGGACGAATGCCCAAAATATTGGTCGAGCCGAGTTCGCCAGGGAGGCGACATGGGTTGGTTTGA
- a CDS encoding phosphate starvation-inducible protein: MRKLKLREGINTAVLFGYHDRHLKLVEGELGVRMSARGEELLIEGSPEAERKAEQIMNDLAALITQGYDLRPDDVQVALAALRHGSEGSVKEFLGNPIAIATRKRAVAPKTPAQRLYVEAIEKYDIVIGIGPAGTGKTYLAMAMAVQALARREVSRIILARPAVEAGEKLGFLPGDMFAKVNPYLRPLHDALYDMMDLERANRMMERGEIEIAPLAFMRGRTLNDSFVILDEAQNATAEQMKMFLTRLGNNSKAVVTGDITQVDLPNDRVSGLVEIIDILKEIQGIQFVYFDEKDVVRHRLVQDIIRAYDRHHSAKKQDGPAHHGRGQGATTTRKSRQSFPPALPLHQKSSRGQSH, encoded by the coding sequence GTGCGGAAACTAAAGCTTCGCGAGGGCATTAATACCGCAGTTCTGTTCGGCTACCATGACCGGCACCTAAAGCTCGTCGAAGGCGAACTTGGTGTACGAATGTCGGCTCGAGGCGAGGAGCTCCTTATAGAGGGCAGCCCGGAAGCCGAGCGCAAAGCCGAGCAGATCATGAACGATCTTGCAGCGCTCATCACTCAAGGATACGATCTCCGCCCTGACGATGTGCAGGTGGCACTTGCTGCACTGCGGCATGGGAGCGAGGGGTCCGTCAAGGAATTCCTCGGCAATCCGATTGCCATCGCTACCAGGAAGCGCGCAGTAGCCCCAAAGACCCCTGCCCAACGACTCTACGTCGAAGCAATTGAAAAATACGATATCGTAATCGGTATCGGTCCAGCCGGCACCGGTAAGACCTATCTAGCAATGGCGATGGCGGTTCAGGCACTGGCCCGGCGCGAGGTGAGCCGGATAATCTTAGCGAGGCCGGCAGTCGAGGCAGGAGAGAAATTGGGTTTTCTGCCGGGAGATATGTTTGCCAAGGTCAACCCCTATCTTCGCCCGCTTCACGACGCGCTCTACGACATGATGGATTTGGAGCGGGCCAACCGCATGATGGAGCGGGGTGAGATCGAAATTGCACCGCTCGCGTTCATGCGAGGCCGGACGCTCAACGACTCGTTTGTTATTTTGGACGAAGCGCAAAATGCGACGGCCGAGCAGATGAAAATGTTCCTGACTCGGTTAGGCAACAATTCCAAGGCGGTGGTGACGGGAGACATTACCCAAGTTGACCTTCCCAATGACCGAGTCTCCGGTCTAGTAGAGATCATCGATATTTTGAAGGAGATTCAGGGAATACAGTTCGTCTACTTTGACGAGAAAGACGTGGTCCGACACCGGTTAGTGCAGGACATCATCCGGGCCTATGATCGGCACCACTCTGCGAAGAAGCAGGATGGGCCGGCTCACCATGGCCGCGGGCAGGGTGCCACGACCACCAGAAAATCTCGCCAATCCTTTCCACCGGCCTTGCCACTGCATCAAAAATCTTCCAGGGGACAGTCGCATTAA